A part of Limihaloglobus sulfuriphilus genomic DNA contains:
- a CDS encoding MBL fold metallo-hydrolase, whose translation MSLYFQSILSSSSGNCLALWSETTRLLIDCGFSSMKKTREAITGVYGDPYNAHAVLVTHMHGDHISYYPLRALENCGIPVHVHSDCIEQLKTRHFREYGFANLVISPFEFKSFEVGDFQVTPFEVAHNPAFRTCGFIIRHGDKKIVVATDFNEWQSIFGHFIDADFIFVESNHDLELLRKYYNPNSIYHLPNPSAAEFLLNLSIHNKKQPDKIMFGHLSSQRNRCDIALRETCMTFDSAGRKMDFELVAAPLRFPGDVISI comes from the coding sequence ATGTCATTATATTTTCAAAGCATATTAAGCAGCAGTTCAGGTAACTGTCTTGCATTGTGGTCAGAGACAACGCGGCTTCTAATAGACTGTGGATTCAGTTCCATGAAAAAGACCCGTGAGGCCATAACAGGAGTTTATGGTGACCCTTATAATGCTCACGCGGTACTCGTAACTCACATGCACGGCGACCATATTTCCTATTATCCTCTTAGGGCTCTTGAGAATTGCGGCATTCCGGTTCATGTTCACAGCGACTGCATTGAGCAGTTAAAAACAAGGCATTTCAGGGAATACGGATTTGCTAATCTTGTGATATCCCCTTTTGAGTTTAAGAGTTTTGAGGTGGGAGATTTCCAAGTAACTCCGTTTGAGGTAGCTCACAATCCCGCTTTCCGTACCTGCGGTTTTATAATCCGCCATGGCGATAAAAAAATAGTTGTAGCTACGGATTTCAATGAATGGCAGAGTATTTTCGGGCACTTTATCGATGCGGATTTTATCTTTGTCGAATCCAATCATGATTTAGAGCTCTTGCGTAAATACTATAACCCCAACAGCATATACCATCTGCCTAACCCCTCTGCCGCGGAATTTCTGTTAAATCTGAGCATACATAACAAGAAGCAGCCCGATAAAATCATGTTCGGCCACCTCAGCTCCCAGCGTAACCGCTGCGACATTGCTTTGCGGGAGACCTGTATGACTTTTGATTCAGCCGGCAGGAAGATGGATTTCGAATTGGTGGCGGCACCGCTGAGGTTCCCAGGCGATGTTATCAGCATTTAA
- a CDS encoding ISAs1 family transposase, which translates to MKKEQNQRRLMDYFSTIEDPRVERTRKHELSDILSIAICAIICGADGWTQVEEFAQCKEEWFKSFLSLPNGIPSHDTFGRVFSSLKPDSFEQCFLEWVNALAQKSEGRLIAIDGKTMRRSVDYASEKAAVHMVNAWCDTNKMVIGQIATETKSNEITAIPKLLELIDLDGAVVTTDAMGCQKEIANAVIENDGDYILQLKANQTGLHKNAVTLFDECIDDNVYNIQYTVASETDGGHGRVEERTLRAVSNVGFLNSEKKNWVGLKSLICVEAKRSIGDETSVEKRYYISSLTCKNPPNLLKYIRGHWGVENSLHWCLDISFADDERRIRKGYGAENFARLSRIALNLLKQQTKHKVGIKTRRLCCGWNEQYLYRVLTQQNKGL; encoded by the coding sequence ATGAAAAAAGAACAAAACCAACGCAGATTAATGGACTATTTTTCGACAATTGAAGACCCCAGAGTCGAGCGTACTCGCAAGCATGAGCTTAGTGATATTTTATCCATTGCAATTTGTGCAATAATTTGTGGCGCTGATGGATGGACACAGGTTGAAGAGTTCGCTCAGTGCAAAGAAGAGTGGTTTAAAAGTTTTCTTTCTTTGCCTAATGGCATTCCATCTCACGACACATTTGGACGAGTATTTTCTTCTCTCAAACCCGACTCATTTGAACAATGCTTCCTTGAATGGGTCAATGCCTTAGCCCAAAAGAGTGAAGGCAGGCTCATAGCCATTGACGGCAAGACTATGCGTAGAAGCGTTGATTATGCATCTGAAAAAGCGGCTGTTCACATGGTAAATGCCTGGTGCGACACCAACAAAATGGTCATTGGGCAGATTGCAACAGAAACCAAGAGCAATGAGATAACGGCTATACCTAAGCTCTTGGAGTTAATTGATTTAGATGGTGCAGTTGTAACAACTGATGCTATGGGCTGCCAAAAGGAAATTGCTAATGCTGTAATTGAAAATGATGGGGACTATATCTTGCAGCTAAAGGCAAATCAGACCGGCCTGCATAAAAATGCAGTTACCCTTTTTGATGAATGTATAGACGATAATGTCTATAATATTCAATATACTGTTGCAAGTGAAACTGATGGAGGCCACGGCAGGGTTGAAGAACGCACATTGCGGGCTGTTTCAAATGTAGGATTCCTTAACTCTGAAAAGAAAAACTGGGTCGGGCTCAAGAGCCTGATATGTGTGGAGGCAAAGAGGAGCATAGGAGATGAAACAAGCGTAGAGAAACGGTATTACATATCAAGCCTGACTTGCAAAAATCCGCCAAATTTACTCAAATATATCAGGGGCCACTGGGGGGTAGAGAACTCCTTGCACTGGTGTTTAGATATCAGCTTTGCCGACGATGAAAGGAGAATAAGAAAAGGTTATGGAGCAGAAAATTTTGCAAGGCTCTCACGAATAGCACTGAATCTGCTAAAACAGCAAACCAAGCACAAGGTCGGCATAAAGACCAGAAGGCTGTGCTGCGGCTGGAACGAGCAATACCTATATCGCGTGCTGACACAACAAAATAAAGGACTTTAG
- the der gene encoding ribosome biogenesis GTPase Der yields the protein MALPSVAIVGRPNVGKSSLLNALAGSMISIVEPTAGVTRDRISVPVRHGERYLELIDTGGYGIVDSDKLEDQIEIQINQAINHADLILFIVDINDGITPLDKTIAGLLRKSDSNVILVANKADSARLFPRAGEFTKLGFGDALCISALNHLNKKDLMDLVFDRLEGHDFQKPEEPVMKIALVGKRNAGKSSFINAIVGQQRVIVSEVAGTTRDAVDVRFERDGQSFVAIDTAGLRKKKVLSKDNIDFYSYTRALKSIRRADVVLFMIDAMLPVSQVDKKLAYSISEEHKPCILVVNKWDLAADKAEAEDFSEYLSEELPGLRHCPIAFTTAKDGRNIQSTLDLARELHKQSTIKIPTPMLNKAMDEIKQMRVGGNKKKKGFPKIYYATQIATQPITVLVFVNNPEYFDGNYQRFMLNRLGEMLPCSEVPIKLMFKSHRAQTSR from the coding sequence TTGGCTCTTCCATCTGTTGCAATCGTAGGCAGACCTAATGTAGGCAAAAGTTCACTGCTCAACGCACTGGCAGGTTCGATGATCAGCATTGTTGAACCAACCGCAGGTGTTACGCGGGACAGGATCAGTGTGCCTGTGCGTCACGGCGAGAGGTATCTGGAGCTTATCGATACCGGCGGATACGGCATTGTAGATAGTGACAAGCTCGAAGATCAGATTGAAATCCAGATTAACCAGGCCATTAACCATGCGGATTTGATCCTTTTTATCGTTGATATAAACGACGGGATAACCCCTCTTGATAAGACCATTGCCGGTTTGCTGAGAAAATCAGACTCGAATGTGATTCTCGTGGCGAACAAGGCAGACTCGGCACGGCTTTTCCCCAGGGCGGGCGAATTTACAAAGCTCGGCTTCGGTGACGCTTTGTGCATATCAGCTCTTAACCACCTTAATAAAAAAGATTTGATGGATCTGGTTTTCGATCGTCTTGAGGGACATGATTTTCAGAAACCAGAGGAGCCGGTTATGAAGATAGCACTTGTGGGCAAACGAAATGCCGGCAAGAGCAGCTTCATAAACGCGATTGTAGGCCAGCAAAGAGTTATTGTAAGTGAAGTAGCAGGAACCACACGAGATGCGGTTGATGTCCGCTTTGAGCGTGACGGTCAGTCGTTTGTGGCAATAGATACCGCCGGCCTTCGCAAGAAAAAAGTTTTAAGTAAAGACAACATAGACTTTTACAGCTATACCCGTGCCCTGAAGTCCATCAGGAGGGCCGATGTTGTTCTCTTTATGATAGATGCGATGCTGCCGGTGAGCCAGGTAGATAAAAAACTCGCTTATAGTATCAGTGAAGAGCATAAGCCGTGCATTCTGGTCGTGAACAAATGGGATCTGGCGGCGGATAAGGCTGAGGCAGAAGATTTTTCGGAGTATCTCAGCGAGGAACTCCCCGGTCTTCGGCATTGTCCGATCGCCTTTACAACTGCTAAGGACGGCAGAAACATACAGAGCACTCTTGACCTGGCGAGAGAACTGCATAAGCAGAGCACCATAAAGATACCTACACCGATGCTTAATAAGGCAATGGATGAAATCAAACAGATGCGTGTCGGCGGCAATAAAAAGAAAAAAGGCTTCCCTAAGATTTATTATGCAACACAGATCGCTACGCAGCCGATAACCGTTTTGGTCTTTGTGAATAATCCTGAGTATTTCGATGGGAATTATCAACGATTTATGCTAAACCGGCTCGGCGAGATGCTGCCATGCAGCGAAGTGCCTATTAAACTGATGTTTAAATCGCATCGCGCGCAAACCTCAAGGTGA
- the pta gene encoding phosphate acetyltransferase, with product METNEKFRQMILARAKDLQKHIVLPEGDDPRTIAAAAEVSKAGMADLTILGYSKSIREQLESKGADMSRINIVCPSDSPGLKDYAEAFYELRKHKGLTLEKAFDMIKEVSYFATMMVKMDHADGLVSGAVHSSADTIRPALQIIKAAKGVKTVSSMFFMCRGEETLLFADSGLNQEPDADQIADITLSTAYTAKQFGIIPKIAVVGYSTKGSGVGPLADKVRAAAKAAIAKMESDFDGEYYIDGELQFDAAYVPEVAAKKAPESPLKGRANTFIFPDLNTGNTCYKMAERLAGMSAYGPILQGIAKPVNDLSRGCSSDDIVATIAITAIQSV from the coding sequence ATGGAAACAAACGAAAAATTTCGTCAAATGATTTTGGCCAGAGCCAAAGACCTCCAAAAGCATATCGTGCTGCCCGAAGGTGATGACCCGCGAACAATTGCCGCCGCCGCTGAAGTTTCAAAAGCAGGCATGGCAGATTTAACTATCCTGGGATATTCCAAGTCGATTCGGGAGCAGCTCGAGTCAAAGGGCGCTGATATGTCCCGCATCAATATAGTTTGCCCGTCAGATTCGCCCGGTCTTAAAGATTATGCCGAGGCGTTCTATGAGCTGCGGAAGCACAAGGGTCTGACTCTTGAAAAGGCTTTTGATATGATCAAGGAGGTAAGTTACTTTGCTACCATGATGGTCAAGATGGATCATGCGGACGGGTTGGTTTCGGGTGCTGTACATTCTTCGGCTGACACGATTCGGCCTGCTTTGCAGATTATTAAGGCCGCCAAGGGTGTCAAAACTGTTTCGAGCATGTTTTTCATGTGCAGGGGAGAGGAGACTCTGCTGTTCGCCGACAGCGGGCTGAACCAGGAGCCGGATGCTGATCAGATAGCAGATATTACCCTCTCAACCGCTTACACCGCAAAGCAGTTTGGTATTATCCCCAAAATCGCAGTCGTCGGCTACTCTACTAAGGGTTCTGGCGTTGGTCCTCTGGCAGATAAGGTTCGTGCCGCGGCTAAGGCAGCCATAGCCAAGATGGAATCTGATTTTGACGGAGAATACTATATTGACGGCGAGCTTCAGTTTGATGCCGCCTATGTTCCCGAGGTTGCTGCCAAAAAGGCTCCCGAGAGCCCGCTGAAAGGCCGGGCCAACACATTTATATTTCCGGATTTAAATACTGGAAACACCTGTTATAAAATGGCAGAGCGCCTTGCCGGCATGAGTGCCTACGGGCCGATACTTCAGGGAATCGCAAAGCCGGTCAATGACCTTTCCCGCGGATGCAGCAGCGATGATATCGTAGCAACTATCGCAATTACGGCGATACAAAGTGTATAA
- a CDS encoding acetate/propionate family kinase → MIILVINCGSSSIKYQVFKIEGENYSLLAKGIAERIGEDGSFIKHTKTGEETLKIEKHLADHKETMQAIQPLLTDPVHGVIKSMNDINGIGHRVVQGGEKFTASTIINDEVLDTIKEMSKFAPLHNPHNITGILSCQQVLPDIPNVAVFDTAIHQTMPPKAYMYAIPLKYYKEGGIRRYGFHGTSHGYVSKEAARVLGKPLDECKIITCHIGNGGSITAFDHGKVVDTSMGLTPLEGIVMGTRCGDIDPAAVLYLQDHYGLTAKQTDDILNKESGLKGLVGTPDMRDVLKMAKAGNQDAVNALAIYRYRIRKYIGAYLAALNGADAVVFTAGVGENNDTLRFDILSNMEYCGIKIDSDRNIAGETVISSDDSKIKIMVIPTNEELVIARDTYRILSEV, encoded by the coding sequence ATGATAATTCTTGTAATCAATTGCGGATCAAGCAGTATTAAGTATCAGGTTTTTAAGATTGAGGGTGAAAACTATTCTCTGCTTGCTAAGGGTATTGCCGAGAGAATCGGGGAAGACGGCTCTTTTATAAAGCATACGAAAACCGGTGAAGAAACTCTTAAGATCGAAAAGCACCTGGCAGACCACAAAGAGACCATGCAGGCGATACAGCCACTGTTGACCGACCCTGTTCACGGCGTTATTAAGAGCATGAACGATATTAACGGTATCGGGCACAGGGTTGTTCAGGGCGGCGAGAAATTTACCGCTTCGACCATCATCAACGATGAGGTTCTTGATACCATCAAAGAAATGTCAAAGTTCGCACCGCTGCATAACCCGCATAACATCACCGGAATATTATCCTGCCAGCAGGTTCTGCCCGATATTCCAAATGTGGCAGTGTTTGATACCGCGATACATCAGACAATGCCTCCAAAGGCGTACATGTATGCTATTCCGCTCAAATATTACAAAGAGGGCGGTATCAGGCGTTACGGCTTCCACGGCACAAGCCACGGCTACGTTTCAAAGGAAGCCGCCAGGGTTCTGGGCAAGCCGCTTGATGAGTGTAAAATAATTACATGTCACATAGGCAACGGCGGTTCAATAACGGCTTTTGACCACGGCAAGGTTGTAGATACATCTATGGGCCTTACTCCGCTTGAAGGTATCGTCATGGGTACCAGGTGCGGCGATATTGATCCAGCGGCTGTTCTTTATCTGCAAGACCACTATGGCCTTACAGCAAAGCAGACAGATGATATTCTCAACAAGGAATCCGGGCTTAAAGGTCTTGTTGGAACCCCGGATATGCGTGATGTACTCAAGATGGCCAAGGCCGGCAATCAGGATGCCGTAAATGCTCTGGCTATTTACCGATACAGAATCCGGAAATATATAGGCGCTTATCTGGCTGCACTTAACGGGGCTGATGCCGTCGTCTTTACCGCAGGCGTCGGTGAAAATAACGACACACTTCGGTTTGACATACTCAGCAACATGGAATATTGCGGCATAAAGATTGATTCTGATAGAAACATTGCAGGCGAAACTGTTATTTCGTCTGATGATTCGAAAATAAAGATAATGGTTATCCCGACTAATGAGGAGCTCGTAATTGCACGGGATACTTACCGGATACTTTCAGAGGTTTAA